In Stenotrophomonas bentonitica, the genomic stretch AGGGCGATCTCCGCGTGGGCGACCGGGCCGCCGCCCGCGTCGTCCAGCCAGGCTACGGCGTTGCGTTCGATCGCGGTGGCCAGGTCGAACAGCGCGCTGGCCGGGGAGGCCAGGCCGAAGTCGAACACGGTGGCCACCGTCGCGTCTGGACCGTGGCCGTGCCAGAGCAGGTTGGAGACATGCCAGTCGTTGTGGCCCCACAGCACCGGCTCGTGCTGCAGGTGCTCGCCGAGCGCCGTATGCCACGGCAGCACGGCGCGCTGCAGGTCGTGTTCCCACGGCTGCCGCGAAAGGTAATCGGCCAGCGCCGGCCGGGTCGGCAGTTCACTGCGCAGCACTGCCAGCGGATCGCGTGCGCGGATCAGGTCGTCGCGCGCCACCAGCAGGTGGGTGCTGCGCTGGGGTGCATGGTATTCACTGGCCGCCAGGTGCAGGCGCGCCAGCATGGCGCCGGCCGCGTGCGCATGCGCGGGGTCGTGCGGCGGTGTCCACGACGGCGTGTCGCGATACAGGTCGTGGCCGTCGCCCTGCGCATGCAGTTCGTAGGTCCAGCTGTCGCGTTCGAGCGCACTGGCGCCGTCGTGCGTGTGCAGCACCTGCACCACCGGCAGCCCGGCAGCGGCCAGGTGCGCGATGAAGCGATGTTCTTCGCCCAGCAGTGCGGCGGTGCGCACGCTGGCGTGGTGGCGTTTGAGGAAGCAACGCTGCGCGCCACACTGCACCAGCGCCGCGGCGGAAAACGGTCGTGGGCTGTGCCAGAGCACCTCGCACGCGCCTTCCAGCGCAGGGTAGTGCCCGCGCAGCCACGCCAGTTCGGTGTCATTGATCGCGGGCCAGTCGGCGGCTACCTGGTCGTTGTCCAGGCCCTGTACGTGGTGGTGGTCGTGCATCACGCGTTGAGCAATCGCCTAGAGCTTGTTGTCGCGCATGAAGTCGAACAGTTCCGCATCGCTGCGCAGTCCGAGCTTGAGCATGGCATCGCCCTTCTGGCGGCTGATGGTGCTCATGCTCTTGTGCAGCTTCTGCGCGATCGCCTTGACGGTGAGGCCACTGCTGAGCAGGCGCAGCACTTCCACTTCGCGTGGCGACAGCACGCGCGTGCGGTCGTCGCCGATGGCTTGGGTGCCGACCCGGTCGATGACTTC encodes the following:
- a CDS encoding phosphotransferase enzyme family protein; the encoded protein is MMHDHHHVQGLDNDQVAADWPAINDTELAWLRGHYPALEGACEVLWHSPRPFSAAALVQCGAQRCFLKRHHASVRTAALLGEEHRFIAHLAAAGLPVVQVLHTHDGASALERDSWTYELHAQGDGHDLYRDTPSWTPPHDPAHAHAAGAMLARLHLAASEYHAPQRSTHLLVARDDLIRARDPLAVLRSELPTRPALADYLSRQPWEHDLQRAVLPWHTALGEHLQHEPVLWGHNDWHVSNLLWHGHGPDATVATVFDFGLASPASALFDLATAIERNAVAWLDDAGGGPVAHAEIALALLAGYRQVRPLSAAQVHLLADLLPLVHFDFALSEVEYFQGVTGSPANADVAYHTFLLGHADWFSSDAGWALLDTLHAAA